The sequence ATCTCCCAAGTATTCTTGAAATTCTTGCATGAGTCCTGCCGCATACACAGGGCTCAACATTAAGTTTCGTCAGGTCTCTAGTCCTATATCTAATAAGAGGTATTCCCTCTTTTAGAAGCGTAGTTATTACCAGCTCTCCAACCTCACCTGGAGGCAAGGGTTCTAATGTATTCGGATCTACAATCTCTGCAATAAACGCATCTTCTGCAACGTGAAGCCCATCCTTTTCAAGACACTCACAGGCCACTCCCGGCCCCATTATTTCAGAAAGGCCATATATATCCACTGCAGTAAAGTCAATTCTTTCTTCAATTCTCTTTCTCATTTCTTCAGACCACGGTTCGGCTCCAAGTACCCCAACCCTTAGTTTCGAATCCTTAAGGCTAACCCCCATATCCTCAGCCACATCAGCAAGGTGTAGTAAATAAGATGGGGTACAAGCTATAACTGTTGCCTCGAAGTCCATTATAAGTTGAATTTGTCTTTTCGTCTGGCCTCCAGAGGATGGCACTACCGTACCGCCAAGTCTTTCAACGCCATAATGAAGTCCTAAACCACCTGTAAAAAGTCCATATCCATACGCAATGTGTACAGTGTCATATTTGCTCACTCCAGCCCCCACAAGTGCTCTTGCCACTAGATCAGCCCAAACGTTCAAATCGTTTTGAGTATACCCAACCACAGTAGGCTTTCCCGTAGTGCCACTTGATGCATGAAGCCTGACTATTTCTCCTCTATTTACTGCAAACATGCCAAACGGGTAATTATCTCTAAGATCGCTCTTTAACGTGAAGGGGAGCCTTCTGATATCCTCAATATCTCTAATATCAGAAGGGCTTATCCCTAATTCGTTAAATCTCTTTCTGTAAAATGGGACAAATTCGTAGACATAGCGCACTAATCTTCTAAGTCTTGATTCCTGTAAACTAATTATCTCTTTTCTGGGCAAAAGCTCCACTTCGGGTTTAAAATATTTCATCATCTCCTACTCTTCGGCTGAGTCCATAGATCTCAGGTTGGGATATTTTTAGTCCGCCATTACAAACCCTACTCCCAACAGGCGGAACTTAGGGCAAACTGCTTTAGATGTATTTTACTATATAGCAAATAAATTTAAATAGTCATAACCTATCAACTAAACTTATAGCATCGTTTTTACAACCCTTTACACAAACTCCACAGCCTACACATTTAGTCTCATCCACAAACGCTTTGCCCTCTACCATTGATATTGCCCCTTTTTTACAAAATCTTAGGCATATCTCGCATCCCTTGCACAAAATAGGATACACTCTTGCAACCTTTAATTTTCTTGGACTCTTTTGAACAGTATTGTTAGTATTTTCAACTTCGTTTAACTGAACACCTTCAATCTGAGGATTAACTACTCCAATTCCAAAAAAATTATTTAAATTATTTCTTGAAA comes from Thermodesulfobium acidiphilum and encodes:
- a CDS encoding phenylacetate--CoA ligase family protein, which encodes MKYFKPEVELLPRKEIISLQESRLRRLVRYVYEFVPFYRKRFNELGISPSDIRDIEDIRRLPFTLKSDLRDNYPFGMFAVNRGEIVRLHASSGTTGKPTVVGYTQNDLNVWADLVARALVGAGVSKYDTVHIAYGYGLFTGGLGLHYGVERLGGTVVPSSGGQTKRQIQLIMDFEATVIACTPSYLLHLADVAEDMGVSLKDSKLRVGVLGAEPWSEEMRKRIEERIDFTAVDIYGLSEIMGPGVACECLEKDGLHVAEDAFIAEIVDPNTLEPLPPGEVGELVITTLLKEGIPLIRYRTRDLTKLNVEPCVCGRTHARISRILGRSDDMLIIRGVNVFPSQIESALAQVEGTSPHYLIIVDREKELDTIEVWVEVLPELFTSEVRSLERLQKKVADSIYNICGISVKVKLVEPKTIERSEGKAKRVIDKRKINK
- a CDS encoding 4Fe-4S binding protein, which produces MCGYRGRRHHKGKLGCFSRNNLNNFFGIGVVNPQIEGVQLNEVENTNNTVQKSPRKLKVARVYPILCKGCEICLRFCKKGAISMVEGKAFVDETKCVGCGVCVKGCKNDAISLVDRL